The following coding sequences lie in one Clostridia bacterium genomic window:
- the asnB gene encoding asparagine synthase (glutamine-hydrolyzing) — protein sequence MCGLAGWISDKIDLKKQEHILMAMSQTLKKRGPDDFGEVVFEDAALLHRRLCVVDPQTGIQPMTKSKNGETYTIVYNGELYNTSELVAELGTLGYKFVGHSDTEALIYAYIEWGKDCLKRLNGIFAFGVWEHNKKRLFAARDRFGVKPLFYYKYDNSQFGKGLVFGSEIKTLLANPIIPKKIDADGLKQIFLLGPGKISGSGIIKDIYELKPAHYLIYNSNGLEINRYWQLEARPHEDNLFLTIEKTRWLVLDSIKRQLISDVPLGCFLSGGLDSSIISSVASAMYLSKGQRLNTYSVDYKDNELFFERNAYQPDSDHKYIAQMSEFIKSNHNYITLDNKQVGIALKEALIARDVPGMADIDSSLLLFCQVIKEKSTVCLSGECADEIFGGYPWYHNQQTIELNTFPWSKSLELRKKLIKHPAILKDCDQWVQDLYNDTISRTRYLKEDNTQERRMRELFMLNVEWFMQTLLDRKDRMSMESGLEVRVPFCDHRLVEYAYNMPWKYKAYNGREKGILREAVKDILPYDIIKRKKNPYPKTFSPDYLSYVKDEVRRITEEKGNIVNELVDTDFIKIMLDSKTDFDDTFYGQLMRLPQLLGYIVQIDYFFKIYDIEAVI from the coding sequence ATGTGTGGATTGGCAGGCTGGATAAGTGACAAAATTGATTTGAAAAAACAAGAGCATATTCTTATGGCAATGTCCCAGACTTTAAAAAAGCGCGGACCTGATGATTTTGGAGAAGTTGTTTTTGAAGACGCTGCACTTCTTCATAGAAGGCTTTGTGTTGTTGATCCACAAACCGGAATACAGCCAATGACCAAATCAAAAAATGGCGAAACATATACCATTGTATATAATGGCGAGTTATATAACACTTCAGAATTGGTTGCAGAACTTGGCACTTTGGGATATAAGTTTGTAGGGCATTCAGACACAGAAGCGCTTATATATGCCTATATCGAATGGGGAAAAGATTGCCTAAAAAGACTGAACGGTATTTTTGCTTTTGGCGTGTGGGAGCACAACAAAAAAAGACTGTTTGCAGCAAGAGACCGATTTGGTGTAAAACCGCTGTTTTATTATAAATATGATAATAGTCAATTCGGAAAAGGACTTGTGTTTGGTTCGGAAATCAAAACATTATTAGCCAATCCCATAATTCCTAAAAAGATCGATGCAGACGGGTTAAAGCAAATCTTTTTGTTAGGCCCAGGCAAGATTTCGGGCAGCGGAATAATTAAGGATATATATGAATTGAAGCCTGCGCATTATCTTATATACAACAGCAACGGTTTAGAGATAAATCGATACTGGCAACTAGAGGCTAGACCGCACGAAGATAATCTATTTTTGACTATAGAAAAAACCCGTTGGCTTGTGCTTGATTCTATCAAGCGTCAGCTTATAAGCGATGTGCCGTTAGGATGTTTTCTTTCAGGCGGGCTGGATTCCAGCATTATTTCTTCGGTGGCTTCAGCAATGTATTTGTCTAAAGGGCAGCGGCTTAATACGTATTCTGTTGATTATAAGGATAACGAACTTTTCTTTGAACGAAACGCTTATCAGCCTGACAGCGACCACAAATATATTGCACAGATGTCCGAGTTTATCAAGAGCAATCATAATTATATTACCCTAGACAATAAACAAGTCGGTATCGCATTAAAAGAAGCGTTGATTGCGCGCGATGTTCCAGGCATGGCGGATATAGATTCATCGTTATTGCTGTTTTGCCAAGTAATAAAAGAAAAGAGCACAGTTTGTCTTTCTGGCGAATGTGCGGACGAAATCTTTGGCGGTTATCCATGGTATCACAATCAGCAGACAATAGAGCTTAATACATTTCCTTGGTCAAAAAGTCTTGAGTTAAGAAAAAAACTCATTAAGCATCCTGCAATTTTAAAAGACTGTGACCAATGGGTACAGGATTTGTATAATGATACGATAAGCCGTACCAGATATTTAAAAGAAGACAATACTCAAGAACGGCGCATGCGTGAATTGTTTATGCTTAATGTAGAATGGTTTATGCAAACATTGCTGGATAGAAAAGACCGTATGAGCATGGAATCAGGTTTGGAAGTAAGAGTTCCATTCTGCGACCATAGACTTGTTGAATATGCATATAATATGCCGTGGAAATATAAGGCGTACAACGGCAGAGAAAAAGGAATATTAAGAGAAGCGGTAAAAGATATATTGCCTTATGACATTATAAAAAGAAAGAAAAACCCTTATCCTAAGACATTTAGCCCGGATTATCTCAGTTATGTAAAAGACGAGGTAAGGCGTATAACAGAAGAAAAAGGTAATATAGTCAATGAGCTAGTTGATACTGATTTTATTAAAATTATGCTTGATTCTAAGACGGATTTTGACGATACATTTTATGGCCAGCTTATGCGCTTGCCGCAATTATTGGGTTATATTGTCCAGATAGATTATTTTTTCAAGATATACGATATAGAGGCGGTTATCTAA